Proteins encoded by one window of Candidatus Zixiibacteriota bacterium:
- the tldD gene encoding metalloprotease TldD — translation MAQQELVPARAFFDENFGIGARDLERVIAAALGRKADYADLYFEYRKNEGISLEEGLVKSCTQSTANGVGVRVLAGAKTGYAFTDDITVQNLEIAARTARYIAQNQPSRAPARATGRKTEAHDLYPVKTPANDVPLDQKIALLYEIDRYARSLDGRVKNVFVSLANEYKIVLIATSQGTVVGDLQPLTRLNVSCIAEERGNRQVGSFGGGGRVEFGFFINARDYERYAREAVRQALVNLEAGEAPAGTMDVVLGPGWPGILLHEAVGHGLEGDFNRKKTSAFTGRIGEKVASELCTVIDDGTIPWRRGSINVDDEGTPTQRTVLIERGVLKGYLQDRLNASLMGMAPTGNGRRESYAHIPMPRMTNTFMLAGETPPEEIIRSVKKGLYAVSFGGGQVDITSGKFVFSASEAYLIEDGKATRPVKGATLIGNGPDVLTRVTMVGTDLKLDEGVGTCGKDGQSVPVGVGLPTIRIDGLTVGGTRA, via the coding sequence ATGGCGCAGCAAGAACTCGTTCCCGCTCGGGCCTTTTTCGACGAGAACTTCGGCATCGGGGCGCGCGACCTCGAGCGCGTCATCGCCGCCGCGTTGGGCCGGAAAGCGGATTACGCGGACCTCTATTTCGAATATCGCAAAAACGAGGGAATCAGCCTGGAAGAGGGGCTGGTCAAGAGCTGCACGCAATCGACGGCGAACGGCGTCGGAGTGCGCGTGCTCGCCGGCGCCAAGACCGGATACGCCTTTACCGACGACATCACGGTCCAAAATCTGGAGATTGCCGCTCGGACCGCCCGCTACATCGCCCAGAACCAGCCCTCCCGTGCGCCGGCGCGGGCGACCGGACGGAAAACGGAGGCCCACGACCTCTATCCGGTCAAAACGCCGGCGAACGACGTTCCGCTGGATCAAAAGATCGCTCTGCTGTACGAGATTGACCGCTACGCGAGAAGCCTCGACGGACGGGTGAAAAACGTCTTCGTCTCTCTCGCCAACGAGTACAAGATCGTCCTGATCGCCACCTCCCAGGGTACCGTCGTCGGCGATCTCCAGCCGCTGACCCGCCTCAACGTCAGCTGCATCGCGGAAGAGCGCGGCAACCGCCAGGTGGGCAGCTTCGGCGGCGGCGGCCGGGTCGAGTTCGGTTTTTTCATCAACGCCAGGGACTACGAGCGCTACGCCCGCGAGGCGGTGCGGCAGGCGCTGGTGAACCTGGAAGCCGGAGAGGCGCCCGCCGGAACGATGGACGTGGTTCTGGGGCCCGGCTGGCCGGGCATCTTGCTCCACGAAGCGGTCGGCCACGGGCTGGAAGGGGACTTCAACCGCAAGAAGACCTCGGCGTTCACGGGACGGATCGGCGAGAAGGTGGCCTCCGAGCTGTGCACCGTGATCGACGACGGAACGATCCCGTGGCGGCGAGGCTCGATCAACGTCGACGACGAGGGGACGCCGACGCAGCGCACGGTCCTGATCGAGCGCGGGGTGCTGAAAGGTTACCTCCAGGACCGCCTCAATGCTTCGCTGATGGGGATGGCCCCGACAGGCAACGGCCGACGCGAGAGCTACGCTCACATTCCGATGCCGCGGATGACGAACACCTTCATGCTGGCGGGCGAGACGCCGCCGGAGGAGATCATCCGCTCGGTCAAGAAAGGGCTCTACGCGGTTTCCTTCGGCGGCGGCCAGGTCGACATCACGAGCGGGAAGTTCGTTTTTTCCGCAAGCGAAGCCTACTTGATCGAGGACGGCAAGGCGACCCGCCCGGTCAAAGGAGCGACGCTCATCGGCAACGGTCCGGACGTTCTGACCCGGGTGACCATGGTGGGAACCGATCTGAAGCTCGACGAGGGAGTCGGGACCTGCGGGAAAGACGGACAATCGGTGCCGGTGGGCGTGGGGTTGCCGACGATCCGGATCGACGGGCTGACGGTGGGGGGGACGAGGGCGTGA
- the trpE gene encoding anthranilate synthase component I has protein sequence MVHPSFDEFCRLSREGNLIPIYQELLMDLETPLSFFKRLERDRYAFLLESVEGSERWARYSFLGTRPYRIFKARGNRVEIIEGAKKRSFVTETPLKSLEELLKGCRPVTVPGVPPFFGGALGYVAYDAVEKFHEIANDKPDPLGMPEIFFIFTRTLVAFDNLKHTIKVIDNVSLDGRTSLEKAYRESTERIRKVIDSLKRKPRGIEPRDLAREGKGDRKFRSNLTREGFERAVARAKEYIRAGDIIQVVLCQRLETETTGDPFEIYRALRVINPSPYMFYLELEDLRVIGSSPETMVRLTGDTIELRPIAGTRRRGATPEEERELEADLLADPKERAEHIMLVDLGRNDVGRVAEIGTVEVNELMAIERYSHVIHIVSNVRGKLARDKGPFDLFVSAFPAGTVSGAPKIRAMQIIGELEPEKRGLYAGAIGYFGYNGNLDTCIVIRTIVMKDGKAFINAGAGIVADSDPALEYEETLNKARAMLKAVDLAEQWSAS, from the coding sequence ATGGTCCATCCCAGTTTTGACGAATTCTGCCGGCTCTCCCGGGAGGGCAACCTGATTCCCATCTATCAGGAGCTCCTGATGGATCTGGAAACCCCGCTGTCGTTTTTCAAGCGGCTCGAGCGCGACCGCTACGCGTTCCTGCTGGAAAGCGTGGAGGGGAGCGAGCGCTGGGCCCGTTACTCGTTCCTGGGGACGCGCCCCTACCGGATCTTTAAAGCGCGCGGAAACCGTGTCGAAATCATCGAAGGAGCCAAGAAAAGGAGCTTCGTTACCGAGACCCCGCTGAAATCCCTGGAGGAGCTGTTGAAGGGCTGCCGACCGGTGACGGTGCCCGGCGTGCCGCCGTTCTTCGGTGGGGCTCTGGGTTACGTCGCCTATGACGCGGTAGAGAAATTTCACGAGATCGCCAACGACAAGCCCGACCCGTTGGGCATGCCCGAGATCTTCTTCATCTTCACGCGTACCCTGGTGGCCTTCGACAACCTCAAGCACACCATCAAGGTCATCGACAACGTCAGCCTCGACGGTCGCACCTCTCTCGAGAAAGCGTACCGCGAGTCGACCGAGCGCATCCGCAAGGTGATCGATTCTCTCAAACGCAAGCCTCGCGGCATCGAGCCGCGCGACCTGGCCCGGGAGGGCAAAGGCGACCGGAAGTTTCGATCCAACCTTACGCGCGAGGGTTTCGAGCGGGCGGTGGCTCGAGCCAAGGAATACATCCGGGCGGGCGACATCATCCAGGTCGTGCTGTGTCAGAGGCTGGAGACCGAGACCACGGGCGATCCGTTCGAGATCTATCGCGCGCTTCGCGTCATCAATCCTTCGCCTTACATGTTCTACCTGGAGCTCGAGGACCTGCGCGTGATCGGCTCCTCGCCGGAAACCATGGTGCGACTCACCGGCGACACGATAGAGCTCCGTCCGATCGCCGGCACCCGGCGGCGCGGCGCCACGCCCGAAGAGGAACGAGAGCTCGAAGCCGACCTGCTCGCCGACCCCAAGGAGCGGGCCGAGCACATCATGCTCGTCGACCTGGGGCGCAACGACGTGGGGCGGGTTGCGGAGATCGGCACGGTCGAGGTCAACGAGCTGATGGCGATCGAGCGCTACTCGCACGTCATCCACATCGTTTCCAACGTCCGCGGCAAGCTCGCCCGCGACAAGGGCCCTTTTGATCTTTTCGTCTCCGCCTTCCCGGCCGGAACCGTCTCGGGGGCTCCGAAGATCCGGGCCATGCAGATCATCGGCGAGCTCGAACCGGAAAAGCGCGGGCTCTACGCGGGAGCGATCGGCTATTTCGGGTACAACGGCAACCTCGACACCTGCATCGTGATCCGGACGATCGTAATGAAGGATGGAAAAGCCTTCATCAACGCCGGCGCGGGGATCGTCGCCGATTCGGACCCGGCTCTGGAGTACGAGGAAACCTTGAACAAGGCGCGCGCCATGTTGAAGGCCGTCGATCTCGCCGAGCAGTGGAGCGCATCGTGA
- a CDS encoding RidA family protein: MEIEKKLAALGLALPSPPKPAAHYIPSVRVGNLLFVGGNIGRLNGQPLKYSGKVGGSVTLEQAYEMARCCALNHLAIIKAALGDLDRVERIVKLIGYVNVAPGFVQMPQVVNGASDLFIALWGDRGEHARAAVGVASLSNEAPVETEVTVQIKT, encoded by the coding sequence ATGGAAATAGAGAAGAAGCTTGCCGCCCTCGGACTGGCTCTGCCGTCTCCGCCGAAGCCCGCGGCGCACTACATCCCCTCGGTCCGGGTCGGCAACCTGCTCTTCGTCGGCGGGAACATCGGGCGGTTGAACGGCCAGCCGCTCAAGTACTCCGGCAAGGTAGGCGGCTCGGTTACGCTCGAGCAAGCTTACGAGATGGCGCGTTGCTGCGCTCTGAATCACCTCGCGATCATCAAGGCCGCGCTCGGCGATCTCGACCGCGTGGAACGAATCGTGAAGCTGATCGGTTACGTCAACGTTGCGCCCGGCTTTGTTCAGATGCCCCAGGTCGTCAACGGAGCCTCGGATCTATTCATCGCTCTCTGGGGCGACCGGGGCGAGCACGCCCGAGCTGCAGTCGGTGTGGCGTCGCTGAGCAACGAGGCCCCGGTGGAAACCGAGGTTACGGTGCAGATCAAAACTTGA
- a CDS encoding TldD/PmbA family protein codes for MERYDLSQELAQDILRQAARKGATAGDVVMVENDSFFVTVRLRELEKISQAREKRLGLRLFFGSSSASAATSDISRASIERLVEETAQRARATAQDPFAGLPPAEQLATAVPDLDLLDEEARSLTVEDRIAVAARCEESALAADARVTNSEGAEFSSEFARVIYASSAGFSGEYRGSSFSQSVAPVASEDGSMQRDYWYSASRRFARLEPPEAVGRKAAERAVRRLGARKIKTCEAPVVFDPETAASLMRLLASALSGYALYKGASFLVGKLGVRIASDLVTVVDDGTIPGALGSRPFDAEGLPTRRTLVVENGALRSYLLDSYSGRKLGMTSTGNASRSVGEAPGVAPTNFYLAPGSHLPEAIIASVRQGLYVTETIGFGVNLVTGDYSRGAAGLWIENGELAYPVEEVTIAGNLLEMLQSIEMIGSDLEMRGRISAPTLKIGRMTIAGD; via the coding sequence GTGGAACGTTACGACCTAAGCCAGGAGCTGGCGCAGGATATTCTCAGGCAGGCCGCGCGCAAAGGGGCGACGGCAGGCGACGTCGTCATGGTCGAGAACGACTCGTTCTTCGTTACCGTGCGGCTGCGCGAGCTCGAAAAGATCAGCCAGGCGCGGGAAAAACGGTTGGGACTGCGGCTGTTCTTCGGTTCCAGCTCGGCGTCGGCGGCGACCTCGGATATCTCGCGGGCGTCGATCGAACGTCTGGTGGAGGAGACGGCGCAGAGGGCGCGGGCGACGGCGCAGGATCCGTTCGCCGGGCTGCCGCCCGCGGAGCAGCTCGCGACAGCGGTTCCTGACCTGGACCTCCTCGACGAGGAGGCCCGCTCCTTGACGGTCGAGGACAGGATCGCTGTCGCCGCCCGGTGCGAGGAGAGCGCCCTGGCGGCCGACGCGCGCGTCACCAACAGCGAGGGCGCGGAATTTTCGAGCGAGTTCGCACGCGTCATCTACGCCAGCAGCGCCGGTTTTTCCGGGGAGTACCGGGGTTCGAGCTTCAGCCAGTCGGTTGCCCCGGTTGCATCGGAAGACGGCTCGATGCAGCGCGATTACTGGTACTCGGCGAGCCGCCGGTTCGCCAGGCTCGAGCCGCCCGAGGCGGTCGGCCGAAAAGCCGCCGAGAGGGCGGTACGCCGGCTCGGAGCCCGCAAGATCAAGACGTGCGAGGCACCGGTGGTGTTCGACCCTGAAACCGCGGCGTCGCTGATGCGCCTGCTGGCCTCGGCGCTCTCCGGGTATGCGCTGTACAAGGGGGCTTCTTTTCTCGTCGGCAAGCTGGGAGTGAGGATCGCCTCCGATCTCGTGACGGTCGTCGACGACGGGACGATCCCAGGAGCGCTGGGCTCGAGGCCGTTCGACGCGGAAGGGCTGCCGACACGCCGCACTCTCGTCGTTGAGAACGGGGCGCTCCGGAGCTATTTGCTGGACAGCTACAGCGGCAGGAAGCTCGGAATGACCTCGACCGGCAACGCCTCGCGCTCGGTGGGAGAGGCGCCCGGCGTAGCGCCGACCAATTTTTATCTCGCCCCGGGAAGCCATCTCCCGGAAGCGATCATCGCCTCTGTCCGGCAGGGGCTCTACGTCACGGAAACCATCGGCTTCGGCGTCAATCTCGTCACCGGGGACTATTCGCGCGGGGCGGCCGGGCTATGGATCGAGAACGGAGAGCTCGCGTATCCGGTCGAAGAGGTGACGATCGCCGGCAATCTCCTCGAGATGCTGCAAAGCATCGAGATGATCGGAAGCGATCTCGAGATGCGCGGTCGCATCAGTGCCCCGACTCTCAAGATCGGCCGGATGACGATCGCAGGGGACTGA
- a CDS encoding IclR family transcriptional regulator translates to MVRREKSNYVIQSVSHALDVLEQFSGSVDEIGVTELSKRLKLHKNNVFRLLATLEARGYIEQNRVTENYRLGLRCLQLGQTFIQQMGLLTQARAALQQLVAHTRESAFVAVRKDSAIVPLDFVEPGRPVRVVSFLGSRLPPHATAAGKIHLVFDPDGGVKQALPERLERFTDHTVVERGALLEQIKEIKERGWAVERSEFLEDVASVAVPVRDYTRSLVGSLAVAAPSHRLTSERIKTEIVPMVLEAGRALSKRLGFPG, encoded by the coding sequence ATGGTTCGACGCGAAAAGTCGAATTACGTGATCCAATCGGTCTCGCACGCTCTGGATGTCCTGGAGCAATTCAGCGGTTCCGTGGACGAGATCGGCGTGACGGAGCTGAGCAAGCGTTTGAAGCTCCACAAGAACAACGTCTTTCGTCTGCTGGCGACCCTCGAGGCGCGGGGCTACATCGAGCAGAACCGCGTGACCGAGAACTACCGGTTGGGCCTGCGCTGCTTGCAGCTCGGGCAGACCTTCATCCAGCAGATGGGATTGCTGACCCAGGCGCGCGCTGCGCTGCAACAGCTGGTCGCCCACACAAGGGAGAGCGCTTTCGTGGCCGTCCGGAAGGATTCGGCTATCGTGCCGCTGGATTTCGTCGAGCCGGGACGGCCGGTACGGGTGGTATCGTTTCTCGGGAGCCGGCTTCCGCCCCATGCGACCGCCGCGGGCAAGATCCACCTGGTCTTCGATCCTGACGGCGGGGTCAAGCAGGCTCTCCCCGAGCGCCTCGAGCGTTTCACGGACCACACGGTCGTGGAGCGCGGCGCCTTGCTCGAGCAGATCAAAGAAATCAAGGAACGCGGGTGGGCCGTCGAGCGCAGCGAGTTCCTGGAGGACGTCGCGTCGGTGGCCGTTCCCGTGCGGGACTACACACGCTCGCTCGTGGGCAGCCTCGCCGTCGCGGCGCCGAGTCATCGTCTGACGAGCGAGCGGATCAAGACGGAAATCGTCCCGATGGTGCTCGAAGCGGGGCGCGCTCTCTCCAAGCGTCTGGGATTTCCCGGATAG
- a CDS encoding aminodeoxychorismate/anthranilate synthase component II, with protein sequence MILLIDNYDSFTYNLYHYLGELGAEIRVARNDRISLDEIAALRPEKIVISPGPCTPAEAGISCDVIRRFGEKTPILGVCLGHQCIGAAFGGKIVRAPTLMHGKLSDVAHDGRTIFRSLRNPFAAMRYHSLVIDPGTLPAELRVSARTDDVIMGVRHESWPVEGVQFHPESILTEGGKILLKNFLEHY encoded by the coding sequence GTGATCCTGCTGATCGACAATTACGACTCGTTTACCTACAACCTGTACCACTACCTCGGCGAGCTCGGAGCCGAGATCAGGGTCGCTCGCAACGACAGGATCTCGCTCGACGAGATCGCCGCCCTCCGTCCGGAGAAGATCGTGATCTCGCCCGGACCGTGCACTCCCGCCGAAGCGGGAATCTCCTGCGACGTGATCCGCCGATTCGGTGAAAAGACTCCGATCCTCGGCGTCTGCCTCGGCCACCAGTGCATCGGCGCTGCCTTCGGCGGAAAAATCGTGCGGGCTCCCACGCTCATGCACGGCAAGCTTTCCGACGTCGCGCACGACGGGCGCACGATCTTTCGCTCGCTTCGCAATCCGTTCGCCGCGATGCGCTATCATTCGCTGGTCATCGATCCCGGAACCCTTCCCGCAGAGCTCCGGGTCAGCGCCCGAACCGACGACGTGATCATGGGAGTCCGCCACGAAAGCTGGCCGGTCGAGGGGGTCCAGTTCCACCCCGAATCCATCCTGACCGAAGGCGGGAAGATTCTGCTCAAGAACTTTCTCGAACACTATTGA
- a CDS encoding SH3 domain-containing protein encodes MIAARKSWASLAFLVVLLSMSACKKAEQSAGRDDLPDLNAQMRPYVTVEGTRVRTGPGPQFRPVAEVPRKARVYVVGRDGDWALIVSKKGNPPGFVELAALEPATGDEPEPPARSVEGSYETLANTQVRSGPGLHYPVVAEVAKGTKIHVVDEEKGWFKVVSKRGNKPGYVDSGMVKPMSER; translated from the coding sequence ATGATTGCCGCGCGGAAGTCATGGGCGTCGCTGGCATTCCTGGTCGTTCTGTTGAGCATGTCGGCGTGCAAGAAAGCAGAACAGAGCGCCGGCCGCGACGATCTTCCCGATCTCAACGCTCAGATGCGCCCCTATGTCACGGTGGAGGGCACCCGCGTCCGAACCGGACCGGGGCCCCAGTTCCGCCCCGTCGCCGAAGTTCCCAGGAAGGCGCGGGTGTACGTGGTCGGCCGGGACGGCGACTGGGCCCTGATCGTCTCAAAAAAAGGCAACCCGCCTGGATTCGTCGAGCTGGCGGCATTGGAGCCCGCAACCGGCGACGAGCCGGAACCCCCCGCGCGGTCGGTGGAAGGAAGCTACGAGACGCTGGCCAATACTCAAGTCCGTAGCGGGCCGGGTCTCCATTATCCGGTCGTCGCCGAGGTCGCCAAGGGCACGAAGATTCACGTCGTCGACGAGGAGAAAGGGTGGTTCAAGGTCGTTTCCAAGCGGGGCAACAAGCCCGGGTACGTCGACTCCGGCATGGTGAAGCCGATGTCCGAGCGGTGA
- a CDS encoding DUF192 domain-containing protein: protein MRIRQARAVRHGAAALIAAAVLSTAGSCHPQPRVVIETRNGREVAFEVEIADTPAKRELGLQYRRELAEGRGMLFLFPEERENSFWMKNTPIPLDMIFIGGDRRIVGVVHRTTPFSLQPQGVGLPSRFVLEINAGLARRYAIEAGDRVRFEGIAPEKVRE, encoded by the coding sequence ATGAGGATCCGGCAGGCCAGGGCTGTGCGTCACGGGGCGGCGGCGCTGATCGCCGCCGCCGTGCTGTCCACGGCGGGCTCGTGCCATCCCCAGCCCCGGGTGGTGATCGAGACGCGAAACGGCCGCGAGGTCGCCTTCGAGGTGGAGATCGCCGATACGCCGGCCAAGCGCGAGCTAGGATTGCAGTATCGGCGGGAGCTCGCCGAAGGCCGCGGCATGCTCTTCCTCTTTCCGGAAGAGCGGGAAAACTCCTTCTGGATGAAAAACACTCCGATTCCGCTGGACATGATCTTCATCGGAGGCGATCGGAGGATCGTCGGGGTCGTCCACCGGACCACGCCGTTTTCGCTGCAGCCGCAGGGGGTGGGGCTCCCGAGCCGCTTCGTTCTCGAGATCAACGCGGGATTGGCGCGGCGCTACGCGATTGAGGCGGGCGACCGCGTCCGCTTCGAAGGGATCGCTCCCGAGAAGGTCCGGGAGTGA
- a CDS encoding (Fe-S)-binding protein, with amino-acid sequence MLSAIEKIAFLLLAAGSAYLGGRGFYDVYRAIARGRPDDRFTHLSERIRRALVIVLTQQTVLKTRPVVSVLHAMVFYGFVFYFLVNLVDVLEGFSSFHARGGPWNLFNVLADVLTAAVLLGMAGLVARRWWVRPADFDFPANVPVQESVRPGIRRDSTIVAAFILFHVGCRLFFKATQAALEGSDPFLPVSSLAASLFAGAPAGLVQGLNHFFWWGALGSILVFIPYFPRSKHIHIFMAPINLALRKENPGTLQPMDFEKEEVFGASRLEELAWPRLLDAYSCIMCNRCQEVCPATTTGKALSPAALLINERFEINRILPEFASGKESPRPLLEFALNEEAAWACTTCNACIDICPVGNEQMLHIIDIRRERVLGAAEFPAGLKNAFNHMERAGNPWGMAAEERMAWTKGLPFAVPTVAENPDPDVLYWVGCAVAFDPRAQKIARSMARLLDAAGINWAVFGKEEKCTGDAARRSGNEYLFAEMAAAAVAALDEVKFKTIVTTCPHCFHTIANEYPQFGGRYTVRHHTDFIAELLREGKLPLDGADARNVTYHDPCYLGRHNGIFDPPRAAIESAGARLVDPPRARRSSFCCGAGGGQFWKEEEKGRERVSTNRYRELKATGAAAIATGCPFCMRMLVEEAAKEETGAPEILDIAEIVAGRLRPGGV; translated from the coding sequence ATGCTGAGCGCAATTGAAAAGATCGCCTTCCTCTTGCTGGCGGCCGGCTCGGCCTACCTGGGCGGCAGAGGCTTTTACGACGTCTATCGCGCGATCGCGCGCGGCAGGCCCGACGACCGTTTCACCCATCTTTCCGAGCGGATCCGGCGCGCTCTGGTCATCGTGCTGACGCAGCAGACCGTGCTCAAGACCCGCCCCGTGGTCTCTGTCCTGCACGCGATGGTCTTCTACGGATTCGTTTTTTATTTTCTCGTCAACCTGGTCGACGTCCTCGAGGGATTTTCCTCTTTTCACGCTCGGGGCGGCCCATGGAACCTGTTCAACGTGCTCGCGGATGTTTTAACCGCGGCGGTGCTGCTCGGCATGGCCGGCCTCGTCGCCCGGCGGTGGTGGGTGCGGCCGGCCGATTTCGACTTTCCCGCCAACGTTCCGGTTCAGGAATCGGTGCGGCCCGGCATCCGGCGGGATTCGACGATCGTCGCGGCGTTCATCCTGTTTCACGTCGGCTGCCGCCTCTTTTTCAAGGCGACGCAGGCGGCGCTCGAGGGCAGCGATCCGTTCCTGCCGGTGAGCTCACTGGCCGCCAGCCTCTTCGCCGGCGCGCCCGCCGGGCTGGTCCAGGGGCTCAACCATTTTTTCTGGTGGGGAGCCCTCGGCTCGATTCTGGTGTTCATTCCCTATTTCCCGCGCTCCAAGCACATCCATATCTTCATGGCGCCGATCAATCTGGCCCTGAGGAAGGAAAACCCAGGGACGCTGCAGCCGATGGATTTCGAGAAGGAGGAGGTGTTCGGCGCCTCCCGCCTCGAGGAGCTGGCCTGGCCTCGGCTCCTCGACGCCTACAGCTGTATCATGTGCAACCGCTGCCAGGAGGTCTGCCCGGCCACCACCACGGGAAAAGCCCTGAGCCCGGCGGCGCTCCTCATCAACGAGCGCTTCGAGATCAACCGGATCCTTCCCGAGTTCGCCTCGGGGAAAGAGAGCCCGCGGCCGCTCTTGGAATTCGCGCTCAACGAGGAGGCCGCCTGGGCCTGCACGACCTGCAACGCGTGCATCGACATCTGCCCGGTCGGCAACGAGCAGATGCTCCACATCATCGATATCCGGCGCGAGCGGGTGCTGGGGGCGGCGGAGTTTCCCGCGGGGCTCAAGAACGCCTTCAACCACATGGAGCGGGCGGGAAACCCGTGGGGCATGGCGGCCGAGGAGCGCATGGCATGGACCAAGGGGCTGCCGTTTGCGGTCCCGACCGTTGCGGAAAACCCCGATCCCGACGTCCTCTATTGGGTCGGATGCGCCGTGGCCTTCGATCCGCGGGCGCAAAAGATCGCCCGCAGCATGGCCCGGCTCCTCGACGCGGCGGGCATCAACTGGGCGGTGTTCGGCAAGGAGGAGAAATGCACCGGGGACGCCGCCCGGCGCAGCGGCAACGAGTACCTGTTCGCCGAGATGGCGGCGGCGGCGGTCGCCGCCCTCGACGAGGTCAAGTTCAAGACGATCGTGACCACCTGTCCCCACTGCTTTCACACCATCGCCAACGAGTATCCGCAGTTCGGCGGCCGTTACACCGTCCGGCACCACACGGATTTCATCGCGGAGCTGCTGCGCGAGGGAAAATTGCCGCTCGACGGGGCCGACGCACGAAACGTAACCTACCACGACCCGTGCTATCTCGGCCGGCATAACGGGATCTTCGATCCGCCCCGGGCGGCCATCGAGTCGGCCGGCGCCCGGCTCGTCGACCCGCCGCGAGCGCGGCGGTCGAGCTTCTGCTGCGGCGCGGGAGGCGGTCAGTTCTGGAAGGAGGAGGAGAAGGGCAGGGAGCGGGTGAGCACCAACCGCTACCGCGAGCTCAAGGCCACCGGCGCCGCCGCCATTGCGACCGGCTGCCCGTTCTGCATGCGCATGCTGGTGGAGGAAGCTGCAAAGGAGGAAACCGGCGCGCCGGAGATTCTCGACATCGCCGAGATCGTTGCAGGCAGGCTCCGGCCCGGCGGCGTATGA